One window of Scylla paramamosain isolate STU-SP2022 chromosome 47, ASM3559412v1, whole genome shotgun sequence genomic DNA carries:
- the LOC135094848 gene encoding uncharacterized protein LOC135094848, translating to MGSWKAQPCRRVRNSTVKTVSDLFDCLRSAFGPELNYTDLEKQLHARVQQPGEGVWEFADSLGVIVDKMYKVRDKGDKERQWLLTTWFCRNLRDRKVGVKLGKWWEKHQPVKWEDMVQQAADQVSEAERIVKEEAELVSGKKPERVVRSTLSSPSCSLCGQHGHLGYQCEWFKELVSKTAGKQESLRTRGQLSRPDDRAPTTAQIRSVTNVTEEWNDVKRGKVKLFGKTLRIDALVNGIPVSAMADSGAEVSLVTEEWYKQHLLPKQAVIYGMDIRITDANGREIPCLGYVKVNVEIEGKSVKDCGLFVKGGGGESGVVQGTTLPVLFGMNVLKGAVHLGLTEKWGRCVRAIEAKLRVTQQPLGFAVIQQQQDLVIPAGTRRIMRVFVESLQEVDVDSVVLEPLVPGEGYWVPEGLCIFPSYTRVVKGEGWLSVGNLGQADVQFRPQWKVAKVSHGREVTVGRAHTHTIAQTAPPSVVKEFRDRLGVQVDESQLDSAQLERLDGLIHEYGDVFAENEQDLGCATGVEHEIHLNSAVPIRLPYRHIPPPCITEVKAHVKGLLEQGVIEESVSPYAAPIVMVRKKDGSLRLCGDYRRLNEVTVKDAFPLPRVQDTLDALAGAQYFSSFDLAAGYHQILVQAEDRPKTAFVTPFGHYQYVRCPMGLSISPATFQRFMEYVFSDQVFVTLLVYLDDLLVFARSVDEHLDRLEGMLKLLRKHGLKLKPSKCHILKPQVRYLGFIISKEGINTDPEKIRAVQEWPVPRTVREVRAFVAFWSFYRRFVKNFVKVAAPLHALMSGDSKAAVSDYWGKDEARAFALLKEKLSQAPVLKSADYSKQFVVETDASFEGLGAVLSQEHDGRLHPVAFASRGLRKSERNMSNYSSRKLELLALKWAVTEQFKHYLVGGHFIVLTDNNPLAHLNSAKLGAVESR from the coding sequence ATGGGTTCTTGGAAGGCCCAGCCCTGTCGAAGGGTCCGCAACAGTACTGTGAAGACTGTGTCTGACCTTTTTGATTGTTTGAGGTCTGcttttggaccagaactgaatTATACAGACTTAGAAAAACAGCTGCATGCTCGGGTTCAACAGCCGggtgaaggagtgtgggaatttgctgattctctgggtgttattgtggataaaatgtacaaagtgagagacaagggagataaagaacggcaatggctgctaactacatggttctgtaggaatttgagagacagaaaagtaggAGTGAAGTTGGGAAAATGGTGGGAAAAGCACCAGCCTGTGAAGTGGGAGGACATGGTTCAGCAAGCAGCAGACCAAGTGAGTGAGGCTGAGCggattgtgaaggaagaagcagagttagtgagtgggaaaaagccagagagagttgtgaggagtaccctttcttcaccatcttgcTCCTTGTGTGGACAACATGGACACTTGGGATATCAGTGTGAATGGTTCAAGGAGTTGGTGTCCAAGACAGCGGGAAAACAGGAGTCCTTGAGAACAAGGGGCCAGCTCTCAAGGCCTGACGACAGGGCCCCCACTACAGCTCAGATAAGGAGTGTGACTAATGTGACCGAGGAATGGAATgatgtaaaaagagggaaagttaagtTGTTTGGAAAGACTCTGAGGATAGATGCGTTGGTGAATGGTATACCTGTAAGTGCTATGGCTGATTCTGGTGCTGAGGTCAGTCTGGTGACAGAGGAATGGTACAAACAGCACCTCCTCCCCAAGCAAGCTGTGATCTATGGGATGGACATTCGGATTACAGAtgcaaatgggagggaaattccctgtttgggttatgtgaaggtgaatgtggaaattgagggaaaaagtgttaaagactgtggactttttgtgaaaggtggtggtggggagagtggtgtggtgcagggcactacattgccagtgttgtttggaatgaatgtgttgaagggagccgtgcacctggggctaactgagaagtggggcaggtgtgtccgtgccattgaggcaaaattgagggtgacacaacagcctctggggtttgctgtaattcagcagcaacaggattTAGTAATCCCGGCTGGTaccagaagaataatgagagtgtttgtggaaagtttacaggaagtagatgtagatagtgtggtgttggagcccttagtgcctggtgagggctactgggtgcctgaaggtttgtgtatatttcccagttataccagagtggttaagggtgaaggatggctgtcagtgggtaacctgggacaagcagatgtgcaattcaggccacagtggaaggtagccaaagtttctcatggaagggaggttactgtgggaagagctcacacacacacaatagctcAGACTGCACCTCCTTCAGTGGTTAAGGAGTTCAGGGACAGACTAGGGGTGCAGGTGGATGAGAGTCAGCTTGATTCAGCACAGTTGGAGAGACTGGATGGATTGATCCATGAGTACGGAGATGTGTTTGCTGAAAACGAGCAGGATTTGGGATGTGCTACTGGAGTGGAGCATGAAATTCACCTCAATAGTGCAGTGCCCATTCGCCTTCCATACAGACATATTCCTCCCCCATGTATCACTGAGGTTAAAGCTCATGTAAAGGGACTGTTGGAACAGGGAGTGATAGAGGAGAGTGTGAGCCCATATGCAGCcccaatagtgatggtgaggaagaaagatggttcGCTGCGACTTTGTGGTGATTATCGAAGGCTGAACGAGGTGACAGTGAAAGATGCCTTCCCATTACCAAGGGTACAAGACACACTAGATGCATTAGCTGGGgcacagtatttttcttcttttgatttagcTGCAGGTTATCATCAGATTCTTGTGCAGGCAGAAGACCGGCCCAAGACTGCTTTTGTAACACCATTTGGCCATTATCAATATGTGCGCTGTCCTATGGGGTTATCCATTAGCCCAGCAACATTCCAAAGGTTTATGGAGTATGTGTTTAGCGATCAGGTTTTTGTGACTCTTTTGGTGTATCTGGatgatttgttggtgtttgctcGGAGTGTGGATGAGCATCTGGATAGACTGGAGGGAATGTTGAAGCTTTTGAGGAAACATGGGCTGAAGTTGAAACCTTCCAAATGCCACATACTAAAGCCCCAGGTTAGGTACCTTGGATTTATCATTTCTAAGGAGGGAATTAATACAGACCCAGAGAAAATACGGGCTGTACAGGAGTGGCCAGTTCCGCGCACTGTTAGGGAGGTCAGGGCATTTGTCGCATTCTGGTCCTTTTACAGAAGGTTTGTGAAAAATTTTGTGAAGGTGGCTGCTCCGTTGCATGCTTTGATGAGTGGTGATTCtaaggcagcagtgagtgattaTTGGGGGAAGGATGAGGCCAGAGCATTTGCCTTGTTGAAAGAGAAGTTAAGTCAGGCTCCAGTGTTGAAAAGTGCAGATTACAGCAAGCAGTTTGTGGTGGAGACAGATGCTAGCTTTGAAGGACTGGGAGCAGTTTTATCTCAGGAGCATGATGGGAGGTTGCATCCGGTGGCTTTTGCAAGTAGAGGTCTCAGAAAGTCAGAGCGGAACATGAGCAATTACAGCTCTAGGAAGTTGGAGCTGTTGGCTCTGAAGTGGGCAGTGACAGAGCAGTTTAAGCACTATCTGGTGGGTGGACATTTTATAGTGCTGACGGATAATAATCCATTGGCACATTTGAACTCTGCCAAGCTTGGGGCAGTGGAGAGTAGGTGA